Proteins from a genomic interval of Phalacrocorax aristotelis chromosome 3, bGulAri2.1, whole genome shotgun sequence:
- the PAPOLG gene encoding poly(A) polymerase gamma isoform X1 codes for MKETCGTSRLQNQPQRHYGITSPISLAPPKDIDRIHTQKLVEAMKPFGVFEDEEELNHRLVVLGKLNNLVKEWISELGESKNLPPSAVANVGGKIFTFGSYRLGVHTKGADIDAVCVAPRHVERSDFFQSFFEKLKHQEEIKNLRAVEDAYVPVVKFEFDGIEIDLVFARLSLQTVSDNLDLGDDSRLRSLDIRCIRSLNGCRVTDEILHLVPNKENFRLTLRAIKLWAKRRGIYSNMLGFLGGVSWAMLVARTCQLYPNALASTLVNKFFLVFSKWEWPNPVLLKQPEESNLNLPVWDPRVNPSDRYHVMPIITPAYPQQNSTYNVSTSTRAVMVEEFKHGLAVTNEILQGKSDWSKLFEPLNFFQKYKHYIVLTASALSEEHHLEWIGLVESKIRVLVANLEKNEFITIAHVKPQSFPGNQELCKRNGYVSMWFLGIVFRKVENAESVHIDLTYVIQSFTDTVYRQASNLNMLKEGMKIEAAHVKRKHLHYFLPAETLQKRKKQSMPDISQNAGGLQCKRTSSEGSCLDSSRDKDSRTSYNSSLLNKISKLDTSRAETERNAVYQRSNGANNKDKIPRVPVPSVSKGLSIPVIDSKMEATIAIRTSGPPIGCTIPGRNTISQLRAHFVQGQHELSGTPITDPKNVAPKRPYSPTSKGPRSPTSEECPKKSIDGEKLTGQDSAFKDGSNPEDVRRRPTENGVLGGKSLLIPVVNTSRSQRLSSKELPDSSSPVPTNSIRIIKRSIKLTLNG; via the exons ATGAAGGAGACGTGCGG tACTTCTAGGCTGCAGAACCAGCCTCAAAGGCACTATGGAATTACCTCTCCGATTAGCTTGGCTCCTCCGAAGGATATAGATCGCATTCATACTCAGAAGCTAGTTGAAGCAATGAAGCCATTTGGGGTATTTGAAGATGAGGAAGAACTGAATCACAG GCTGGTTGTTCTTGGTAAACTGAATAACTTGGTCAAAGAGTGGATTTCAGAACTTGGTGAGAGCAAG AATCTTCCCCCTTCAGCAGTAGCAAATGTTGGTGGAAAAATATTTACGTTTGGTTCTTACAGGCTTGGAGTACACACTAAAG GTGCTGACATAGATGCTGTTTGTGTTGCTCCTAGACATGTGGAAAGATcggatttttttcagtctttctttgaaaaactaaaacatcaggaggaaataaaaaatctaAGA GCAGTTGAAGATGCATATGTACCAGTTGTCAAGTTTGAGTTTGATGGCATTGAG ATTGATCTTGTGTTTGCTAGACTGTCTTTGCAAACTGTTTCTGATAATCTTGATCTTGGAGATGACTCGCGTCTGAGAAGCCTGGATATAAGATGTATACGGAGCTTAAATG gcTGCAGAGTTACTGATGAAATACTACATTTAGTGCCAAATAAAGAGAACTTCCGGCTCACGCTCCGTGCAATTAAACTGTGGGCAAAAC GACGTGGCATTTACTCCAACATGCTGGGATTTCTTGGTGGGGTTTCCTGGGCAATGCTAGTAGCAAGAACATGTCAACTCTACCCAAATGCGTTGGCTTCTACTCTTGTTAATAAGTTCTTCTTGGTTTTCTCAAAATG GGAATGGCCAAATCCTGTGTTGCTGAAACAACCTGAAGAGAGCAATCTTAATTTACCAGTATGGGACCCTAGG GTGAACCCATCAGACCGATATCATGTAATGCCTATCATCACCCCAGCCTATCCGCAGCAGAACTCCACATACAATGTATCTACATCAACGCGAGCAGTAATGGTAGAGGAGTTCAAACACG GTCTTGCAGTTACAAATGAGATTCTCCAAGGAAAATCAGACTGGTCAAAGCTTTTTGAACCACTGAACTTCTTTCAGAAGTACAA ACATTATATTGTGCTGACTGCTAGTGCCCTTAGTGAAGAGCATCACTTAGAGTG GATTGGCCTTGTGGAATCTAAAATTCGTGTGCTGGTGGCAAACTTGGAGAAGAATGAATTTATAACTATTGCACATGTAAAGCCACAGTCTTTCCCTGGCAACCAAGAACTCTGTAAACG GAATGGATATGTGTCAATGTGGTTTCTTGGAATCGTATTTAGGAAagtggaaaatgcagaaagtgTTCACATTGATTTAACATACGTTATACAGTCATTCACAGATACAG TTTACAGGCAGGCTAGCAACCTCAATATGCTAAAGGAAGGTATGAAGATTGAGGCAGCTCATGTGAAGAGAAAGCATCTCCACTATTTTTTGCCTGCAGAAAccttacagaaaagaaagaag CAAAGCATGCCGGATATTAGCCAAAATGCTGGTGGGCTTCAGTGCAAAAGGACTTCTTCAGAAGGAAGCTGTCTGGACAGTTCCAGAGACAAGGACTCCAGAACATCATATAATTCCTCTTTGTTAAATAAGATATCTAAATTGGACACCTCTAGAGCAGAGACAGAAAG AAATGCTGTATATCAGAGATCTAATGGTGCTAACAATAAGGACAAGATACCTCGTGTACCTGTGCCATCAGTGTCCAAGGGACTTTCCATTCCTGTTATTGATTCAA AAATGGAGGCTACGATTGCAATAAGAACATCAGGACCTCCAATCGGTTGTACCATTCCAGGACGTAACacaatttctcaactcagaGCACACTTTGTCCAAGGACAGCATGAATTAAGTGGGACTCCAATAACAGATCCGAAGAATGTTGCGCCTAAACGACCTTATTCACCGACCTCTAAAGGGCCTCGTTCACCTACCTCAGAAGAATGCCCCAAAAAATCAATAGACGGAGAAAAG TTAACTGGCCAGGATTCAGCATTCAAAGATGGTAGCAATCCAGAAGATGTCAGGAGAAGAcctacagaaaat GGTGTTCTTGGAGGAAAATCCTTGCTGATTCCAGTTGTCAACACATCAAGATCACag AGGCTTTCCAGTAAAGAACTACCAGATTCTTCATCTCCTGTTCCAACAAATAGTATTCGTATTATTAAAAGATCCATCAAGCTTACCCTTAACGGGTAA
- the PAPOLG gene encoding poly(A) polymerase gamma isoform X2 codes for MKETCGTSRLQNQPQRHYGITSPISLAPPKDIDRIHTQKLVEAMKPFGVFEDEEELNHRLVVLGKLNNLVKEWISELGESKNLPPSAVANVGGKIFTFGSYRLGVHTKGADIDAVCVAPRHVERSDFFQSFFEKLKHQEEIKNLRAVEDAYVPVVKFEFDGIEIDLVFARLSLQTVSDNLDLGDDSRLRSLDIRCIRSLNGCRVTDEILHLVPNKENFRLTLRAIKLWAKRRGIYSNMLGFLGGVSWAMLVARTCQLYPNALASTLVNKFFLVFSKWEWPNPVLLKQPEESNLNLPVWDPRVNPSDRYHVMPIITPAYPQQNSTYNVSTSTRAVMVEEFKHGLAVTNEILQGKSDWSKLFEPLNFFQKYKHYIVLTASALSEEHHLEWIGLVESKIRVLVANLEKNEFITIAHVKPQSFPGNQELCKRNGYVSMWFLGIVFRKVENAESVHIDLTYVIQSFTDTVYRQASNLNMLKEGMKIEAAHVKRKHLHYFLPAETLQKRKKQSMPDISQNAGGLQCKRTSSEGSCLDSSRDKDSRTSYNSSLLNKISKLDTSRAETERNAVYQRSNGANNKDKIPRVPVPSVSKGLSIPVIDSKMEATIAIRTSGPPIGCTIPGRNTISQLRAHFVQGQHELSGTPITDPKNVAPKRPYSPTSKGPRSPTSEECPKKSIDGEKGVLGGKSLLIPVVNTSRSQRLSSKELPDSSSPVPTNSIRIIKRSIKLTLNG; via the exons ATGAAGGAGACGTGCGG tACTTCTAGGCTGCAGAACCAGCCTCAAAGGCACTATGGAATTACCTCTCCGATTAGCTTGGCTCCTCCGAAGGATATAGATCGCATTCATACTCAGAAGCTAGTTGAAGCAATGAAGCCATTTGGGGTATTTGAAGATGAGGAAGAACTGAATCACAG GCTGGTTGTTCTTGGTAAACTGAATAACTTGGTCAAAGAGTGGATTTCAGAACTTGGTGAGAGCAAG AATCTTCCCCCTTCAGCAGTAGCAAATGTTGGTGGAAAAATATTTACGTTTGGTTCTTACAGGCTTGGAGTACACACTAAAG GTGCTGACATAGATGCTGTTTGTGTTGCTCCTAGACATGTGGAAAGATcggatttttttcagtctttctttgaaaaactaaaacatcaggaggaaataaaaaatctaAGA GCAGTTGAAGATGCATATGTACCAGTTGTCAAGTTTGAGTTTGATGGCATTGAG ATTGATCTTGTGTTTGCTAGACTGTCTTTGCAAACTGTTTCTGATAATCTTGATCTTGGAGATGACTCGCGTCTGAGAAGCCTGGATATAAGATGTATACGGAGCTTAAATG gcTGCAGAGTTACTGATGAAATACTACATTTAGTGCCAAATAAAGAGAACTTCCGGCTCACGCTCCGTGCAATTAAACTGTGGGCAAAAC GACGTGGCATTTACTCCAACATGCTGGGATTTCTTGGTGGGGTTTCCTGGGCAATGCTAGTAGCAAGAACATGTCAACTCTACCCAAATGCGTTGGCTTCTACTCTTGTTAATAAGTTCTTCTTGGTTTTCTCAAAATG GGAATGGCCAAATCCTGTGTTGCTGAAACAACCTGAAGAGAGCAATCTTAATTTACCAGTATGGGACCCTAGG GTGAACCCATCAGACCGATATCATGTAATGCCTATCATCACCCCAGCCTATCCGCAGCAGAACTCCACATACAATGTATCTACATCAACGCGAGCAGTAATGGTAGAGGAGTTCAAACACG GTCTTGCAGTTACAAATGAGATTCTCCAAGGAAAATCAGACTGGTCAAAGCTTTTTGAACCACTGAACTTCTTTCAGAAGTACAA ACATTATATTGTGCTGACTGCTAGTGCCCTTAGTGAAGAGCATCACTTAGAGTG GATTGGCCTTGTGGAATCTAAAATTCGTGTGCTGGTGGCAAACTTGGAGAAGAATGAATTTATAACTATTGCACATGTAAAGCCACAGTCTTTCCCTGGCAACCAAGAACTCTGTAAACG GAATGGATATGTGTCAATGTGGTTTCTTGGAATCGTATTTAGGAAagtggaaaatgcagaaagtgTTCACATTGATTTAACATACGTTATACAGTCATTCACAGATACAG TTTACAGGCAGGCTAGCAACCTCAATATGCTAAAGGAAGGTATGAAGATTGAGGCAGCTCATGTGAAGAGAAAGCATCTCCACTATTTTTTGCCTGCAGAAAccttacagaaaagaaagaag CAAAGCATGCCGGATATTAGCCAAAATGCTGGTGGGCTTCAGTGCAAAAGGACTTCTTCAGAAGGAAGCTGTCTGGACAGTTCCAGAGACAAGGACTCCAGAACATCATATAATTCCTCTTTGTTAAATAAGATATCTAAATTGGACACCTCTAGAGCAGAGACAGAAAG AAATGCTGTATATCAGAGATCTAATGGTGCTAACAATAAGGACAAGATACCTCGTGTACCTGTGCCATCAGTGTCCAAGGGACTTTCCATTCCTGTTATTGATTCAA AAATGGAGGCTACGATTGCAATAAGAACATCAGGACCTCCAATCGGTTGTACCATTCCAGGACGTAACacaatttctcaactcagaGCACACTTTGTCCAAGGACAGCATGAATTAAGTGGGACTCCAATAACAGATCCGAAGAATGTTGCGCCTAAACGACCTTATTCACCGACCTCTAAAGGGCCTCGTTCACCTACCTCAGAAGAATGCCCCAAAAAATCAATAGACGGAGAAAAG GGTGTTCTTGGAGGAAAATCCTTGCTGATTCCAGTTGTCAACACATCAAGATCACag AGGCTTTCCAGTAAAGAACTACCAGATTCTTCATCTCCTGTTCCAACAAATAGTATTCGTATTATTAAAAGATCCATCAAGCTTACCCTTAACGGGTAA